A stretch of the Capsicum annuum cultivar UCD-10X-F1 chromosome 10, UCD10Xv1.1, whole genome shotgun sequence genome encodes the following:
- the LOC107845199 gene encoding uncharacterized protein LOC107845199, which yields MENKLAGNFEPSYEWQHEEGFDLLLVHLPEFKDKEGLKVQVSNCGVLKISGDRQENQTRLRFLKEIQVRKNHDKDEIKAKFEKGVLKITLPNKVDEEYELTTTSNKSRFKKFKKEATGVAAIVVVVAALSGFAYYIYRTTIIKD from the exons ATGGAAAACAAATTAGCAGGTAATTTTGAGCCATCTTATGAGTGGCAACATGAAGAAGGATTTGATCTTCTCTTAGTCCATCTCCCAG aattcaaggatAAAGAAGGGTTGAAGGTACAAGTTAGCAACTGCGGAGTTCTAAAGATCTCAGGAGATCGTCAAGAGAACCAAACAAGACTcagatttttaaaagagattcaaGTAAGGAAGAACCATGACAAAGATGAGATAAAAGCCAAATTCGAGAAGGGTGTTCTCAAAATTACGCTGCCaaataaagttgatgaagaatatgaattaacaacaacatcaaataaatcaagattcaagaagTTCAAAAAGGAGGCCACAGGTGTTGCAGCTATCGTGGTTGTAGTTGCTGCTCTCTCCGGATTCGCGTACTATATTTATCGGACTACTATTATTAAAGACTAA